The Astyanax mexicanus isolate ESR-SI-001 chromosome 14, AstMex3_surface, whole genome shotgun sequence genome window below encodes:
- the LOC103039564 gene encoding G-protein coupled receptor 135, translating to MASNMDNNRSRSGLILDFGNQSGVVAGGPVKGSGGSTVLHGVAVAAQALLLLAIFLLSSLGNSVVVMVIIKHRQLRTVTNAFIMSLSLSDFLTAVLCLPFSFMMLFSKDGTWMFGDPFCVANGFFNTCFGIISTLTMTLISFDRYYAIVRQPQEKIGRKKAMQLLVAVWLSAVVFSFPWYLFFWTSDHHLVVHKPGFYHCMYVFHSGSSRMGTGYSVALIVVCYLLPFALMCFCHYNICKTVRLSEIRVRPVTTYAHLLRFYSEMRTATTVLIMIVFIIFCWGPYCLMGIVTAVGDFTFNPAMDTVAMWMAWANGAINPLIYAIRNPNISMLLGRSREEGYRTRNIAAYLSRTRADRIRDRTRPDRIRDRYASRHGAGSRVSSSSPANGGEVAMWACKNPAVFFCRDGQPDTVTEAAVQKAETANTSL from the coding sequence ATGGCGAGCAACATGGACAACAACAGATCCAGATCAGGTCTGATTTTGGATTTTGGGAACCAGAGCGGTGTGGTGGCCGGCGGTCCGGTGAAGGGTTCTGGGGGGAGCACGGTTCTGCACGGGGTGGCAGTGGCCGCTCAGGCCCTCTTGCTTCTGGCCATCTTTCTGCTGTCCAGCTTGGGCAATTCGGTCGTGGTGATGGTCATCATCAAGCACAGGCAGTTGAGGACAGTGACCAACGCTTTCATCATGTCCCTGTCTTTGTCTGACTTCCTCACGGCCGTCCTGTGCTTGCCGTTTTCCTTCATGATGCTTTTCAGCAAGGACGGCACCTGGATGTTTGGGGACCCCTTCTGCGTGGCCAATGGCTTCTTCAACACCTGCTTTGGCATCATCTCTACGTTGACCATGACCCTGATTTCGTTCGACCGCTACTACGCAATAGTGCGGCAGCCACAGGAGAAAATTGGTAGAAAGAAGGCCATGCAGTTGCTGGTGGCGGTGTGGCTGTCCGCCGTGGTCTTCTCCTTCCCTTGGTACCTTTTTTTCTGGACGTCAGACCACCACCTAGTGGTCCACAAGCCTGGCTTCTACCACTGCATGTACGTTTTCCACTCTGGAAGCTCGAGAATGGGGACGGGCTACAGCGTGGCCTTGATAGTGGTGTGTTACCTCCTCCCTTTCGCCCTCATGTGCTTCTGCCACTACAACATCTGCAAGACGGTAAGACTCTCCGAGATCAGGGTACGACCGGTGACGACTTACGCCCACCTGCTGCGCTTCTACAGCGAGATGAGGACGGCCACCACGGTCCTCATCATGATTGTCTTCATCATCTTCTGCTGGGGGCCGTACTGCCTGATGGGAATAGTCACAGCAGTCGGAGACTTCACCTTCAACCCGGCCATGGACACCGTGGCCATGTGGATGGCGTGGGCCAACGGCGCCATCAACCCGTTAATCTATGCCATTAGGAACCCCAACATATCCATGCTTCTGGGAAGAAGCAGGGAGGAAGGCTATAGGACTAGAAACATCGCGGCTTACCTCTCGAGAACGAGAGCTGACCGGATAAGAGACCGTACCCGTCCGGACAGGATCAGAGACCGTTACGCCAGCCGCCACGGTGCAGGAAGTCGCGTGTCTTCCTCCAGCCCTGCCAACGGTGGCGAGGTGGCGATGTGGGCCTGCAAAAACCCGGCAGTCTTCTTCTGCAGGGACGGCCAGCCAGACACCGTCACCGAAGCAGCTGTGCAAAAGGCCGAGACGGCCAACACCAGCTTGTGA